One genomic window of Methanosarcina acetivorans C2A includes the following:
- a CDS encoding DUF4367 domain-containing protein, protein MATKKVIFLLALVILALFASGCTEKQPNAEEIAARMLEKQNSIEDYSYTMHMTYYIGEKVVENEFKTIYKKPHMIKNFIEEPGGEEETLVLSDGEFRWTYAPGTNTVMKTKIPETPELTEDDYLSIIGITLNDTNVSLLKTEEIEGREAYLLEATPKETGEDTPAYSMIVRVDKETWMFLGYEMYDSNETLLSKVEIRDLKVNTGIPASEFEFKIPEGATVKTMDPGEVELPEELSLEEAEGRVGFEVLIPEYLPEGYEFSYATAYNTSETSPEDQAAETVILTYEKGDESIIITETVYEGQAPEVAIMNTAEDITINGKDGKYLAFGDMKTLRWELGNTDLSLTGSLEKAELLKIAESIRENA, encoded by the coding sequence ATGGCAACAAAGAAAGTGATATTCCTGCTGGCCCTCGTAATTCTGGCTCTTTTCGCATCGGGCTGCACGGAAAAACAACCAAACGCCGAAGAGATTGCAGCCCGGATGCTGGAGAAGCAGAACAGCATTGAAGATTACTCGTACACAATGCACATGACCTACTACATCGGGGAAAAGGTTGTAGAAAACGAATTTAAGACGATTTACAAAAAACCACACATGATAAAGAACTTCATTGAAGAGCCAGGAGGGGAAGAAGAAACGCTCGTGCTCTCGGATGGGGAATTCAGGTGGACCTATGCCCCGGGGACAAACACGGTCATGAAGACGAAGATCCCCGAAACCCCGGAGTTAACCGAGGATGACTATCTCTCCATTATAGGAATTACCCTCAACGATACGAACGTATCCCTTCTGAAAACAGAAGAGATTGAAGGAAGAGAAGCCTATCTGCTGGAAGCTACTCCGAAAGAGACGGGAGAAGATACCCCTGCATACAGCATGATAGTCCGGGTGGACAAAGAAACCTGGATGTTCCTCGGATACGAAATGTACGACAGCAACGAGACCCTGCTTTCAAAAGTAGAAATCCGGGATCTGAAAGTAAACACCGGGATTCCGGCCTCCGAATTTGAGTTTAAAATCCCTGAGGGGGCGACTGTAAAGACCATGGACCCCGGAGAGGTCGAACTCCCTGAAGAGTTAAGCCTCGAAGAAGCTGAGGGACGTGTCGGGTTTGAAGTACTGATCCCAGAGTACCTGCCGGAAGGTTACGAGTTCAGCTATGCTACAGCCTACAACACCAGCGAAACATCCCCTGAAGACCAGGCCGCCGAAACGGTCATCCTGACTTACGAAAAAGGAGATGAAAGCATAATTATTACGGAAACCGTATACGAAGGCCAGGCCCCGGAAGTTGCAATAATGAATACTGCAGAAGATATTACCATTAACGGGAAGGATGGAAAATACCTTGCCTTCGGGGACATGAAGACCCTGCGATGGGAGTTAGGGAATACTGACCTGAGTCTTACCGGTTCCCTGGAAAAAGCCGAATTGTTGAAAATTGCAGAATCAATACGGGAAAATGCCTGA
- a CDS encoding outer membrane lipoprotein-sorting protein — MKKMKGKKSLVIMLLITLTLFVSGCQEQELDVEDIAEQMQEKDAGIEDYSYTMYITSCAGAEIWEDKWEGQIEIMYKKPGMMKTHSKNIGGGGSEQLTVSDGEFSWSYTPGINTVSKVKLPEYEEQTKSDYMSVIEYFLNQTEVTLLREEELAGRSVYLLEAVPKLGGGEATEDDEDEDEELSPGPTKIWVDKELWMPLKYETYDSKGNLIQKTEILDLKINTGIPDSEFEFEVPEGAEVITMESAPVTLPGDFEKPGEVPIEEIEEHAGFEPLVPEYLPEGYAFSHSMSRNKGEAAPDGQVYEIVTLTYVNWEEEKPLVLTETVNEGELRESLPEEGENVTINGKEGKYFEEPRDPERGTKRLSWKIGDIELNILAYIEKDELLKIAESI, encoded by the coding sequence ATGAAGAAAATGAAAGGCAAAAAATCACTGGTCATAATGCTTCTCATAACTCTGACTCTTTTTGTTTCCGGATGTCAGGAACAGGAACTCGATGTAGAAGATATCGCGGAACAGATGCAGGAAAAAGACGCTGGCATTGAAGATTACTCGTATACCATGTATATCACTTCCTGCGCCGGAGCAGAGATATGGGAAGACAAGTGGGAAGGCCAGATAGAAATTATGTATAAAAAACCGGGGATGATGAAAACCCATTCAAAAAATATTGGAGGGGGAGGTAGTGAACAGCTTACGGTCTCGGACGGGGAATTCAGCTGGAGTTACACGCCTGGAATAAACACGGTTTCAAAAGTAAAACTCCCGGAGTATGAAGAACAGACGAAATCCGACTACATGAGCGTCATAGAGTATTTCCTTAATCAGACAGAGGTCACGCTGCTGAGGGAAGAGGAACTTGCCGGCAGGTCTGTTTACCTCCTTGAGGCAGTCCCAAAATTGGGAGGCGGGGAAGCAACTGAAGATGATGAAGATGAAGATGAAGAGCTATCCCCTGGCCCGACAAAAATCTGGGTGGATAAAGAACTATGGATGCCTCTAAAATATGAAACATATGACAGTAAAGGAAACCTTATTCAGAAAACCGAAATCCTCGACCTGAAAATCAATACCGGGATTCCTGATTCCGAATTTGAATTTGAGGTCCCCGAAGGGGCAGAAGTAATAACCATGGAATCGGCCCCGGTAACGCTTCCCGGGGATTTTGAAAAACCGGGGGAAGTTCCCATAGAAGAGATTGAAGAGCATGCCGGTTTTGAACCCCTTGTCCCGGAATATCTGCCCGAAGGCTATGCCTTCAGCCATTCAATGTCAAGGAATAAGGGGGAAGCAGCACCTGACGGGCAGGTTTACGAAATTGTCACCCTGACATATGTTAATTGGGAAGAAGAAAAACCCCTGGTACTTACAGAAACCGTGAACGAAGGAGAACTAAGGGAATCCCTTCCGGAAGAGGGCGAAAATGTCACTATCAACGGGAAAGAAGGGAAATATTTTGAAGAGCCGAGAGATCCTGAGAGGGGGACGAAGCGGTTAAGCTGGAAAATAGGGGACATTGAACTGAACATCTTGGCCTACATCGAAAAAGACGAATTGCTGAAAATTGCAGAATCGATTTGA
- the thiC gene encoding phosphomethylpyrimidine synthase ThiC has translation MTIVEDAKKGIITEEMKIVAKDEGLDPEFIRRGIAAGRIVIPTSPYRQVKICGLGEGLRTKVNASIGVSSDIVDVNMEVQKAIAAEKAGADTLMELGTGGDFLGIRKKVIDSISLSVGSVPLYQAFIEAARKYGSIVHMTEDELFNATEAQAKLGTNFMAIHTGINNITLDRLKAHGRYGGLCSRGGAFMSSWMLHNEKENPLYANFDYLVEILKEHEVVLSTGNGMRAGAVHDATDRAQIQELIINSEVAEKAHQQGLQVIVEGPGHVPLDQIATNVKLMKEMSGHKPFYMLGPLVTDIAPGYDHIVTAIGASVSASYGCDFLCYVTPAEHLALPNLEDVITGVKTSRIAAHVGDMIKYPERARQWDLDMGRARRELDWEKMYSLAIDPEHARAVRNSRAPEDTDACTMCGNFCALKIVNQNYNLAK, from the coding sequence ATGACAATCGTAGAAGATGCAAAAAAAGGAATTATCACCGAAGAGATGAAGATCGTTGCAAAGGATGAGGGGCTTGACCCTGAATTCATCCGTAGGGGTATTGCAGCCGGTAGAATAGTTATTCCAACCTCCCCCTACAGGCAGGTAAAGATCTGTGGTCTTGGAGAAGGGCTCAGGACCAAGGTCAACGCCTCCATCGGGGTATCCTCGGACATCGTTGATGTAAATATGGAAGTCCAAAAGGCAATCGCTGCAGAAAAAGCAGGTGCTGACACTCTCATGGAGCTCGGAACCGGCGGAGACTTCCTCGGGATCAGGAAGAAAGTCATTGACAGCATCTCCCTTTCAGTCGGTTCGGTGCCTCTTTACCAGGCCTTCATCGAAGCTGCCAGAAAGTACGGTTCAATCGTGCACATGACAGAAGACGAGCTCTTCAACGCAACCGAAGCCCAGGCAAAGCTCGGGACTAACTTTATGGCGATTCATACCGGAATCAACAACATCACCCTTGACAGGCTTAAAGCCCACGGCAGGTATGGCGGGCTCTGCTCCCGCGGCGGCGCTTTCATGAGCTCCTGGATGCTCCACAACGAAAAGGAAAACCCTCTTTACGCAAACTTCGACTACCTCGTTGAAATCCTCAAGGAACACGAAGTCGTCCTTTCTACAGGAAACGGAATGCGTGCAGGTGCGGTCCACGATGCAACCGACCGTGCCCAGATCCAGGAATTGATCATTAACTCCGAAGTGGCTGAGAAGGCACACCAGCAGGGCCTTCAGGTAATTGTCGAAGGTCCGGGTCACGTCCCTCTCGACCAGATCGCAACCAACGTGAAGCTCATGAAGGAAATGAGCGGCCACAAGCCCTTCTACATGCTCGGTCCTCTCGTAACCGACATCGCCCCAGGCTACGACCACATCGTAACCGCAATCGGTGCATCCGTTTCTGCCTCCTACGGCTGTGACTTCCTCTGCTACGTGACTCCTGCAGAACACCTTGCACTCCCGAACCTCGAAGACGTCATCACCGGGGTCAAGACCTCCAGAATTGCAGCCCACGTCGGCGACATGATAAAATACCCCGAAAGAGCAAGACAGTGGGATCTTGACATGGGCAGAGCCAGGAGAGAACTCGATTGGGAAAAGATGTACTCCCTTGCAATCGACCCAGAACACGCAAGAGCAGTCAGGAACAGCAGGGCACCCGAAGACACCGACGCATGCACAATGTGCGGTAACTTCTGCGCTCTAAAGATCGTCAACCAGAACTACAACCTTGCAAAATAA
- the aglJ gene encoding S-layer glycoprotein N-glycosyltransferase AglJ, translated as MNNADVCILIPTLNEAATIGELIKDFKKEGFSNIFVIDGNSRDGTARIAEAEGAKVVLQTGRGKGQAMIQAFELIESPYVIMVDGDGTYLAREAPSLLEPILEGRADHVIGNRLEKYSPGAFTKLNLVGNRLINILFDIAYSVQLRDILSGYRAFTLESIRELELNKTGFEIETEVSVECVLKKQRVEEVPITYLPRSKQGATKLNPVKDGIKIGSTIYRLAKVHNPMFYFGIIGFVFILAGMLTGTYVVVEWFSDITHVLLSVLTTLFIIFGLQMFIFGMLSDLIVTLHRQTVSLIQEKNRQNK; from the coding sequence GTGAACAACGCAGATGTTTGTATTCTTATTCCCACACTTAACGAGGCTGCAACGATAGGGGAGCTCATTAAAGATTTCAAAAAAGAAGGCTTTTCCAACATTTTCGTAATCGATGGAAACAGCAGGGATGGGACAGCGCGGATTGCAGAGGCAGAAGGCGCAAAGGTTGTCCTGCAGACCGGAAGAGGCAAAGGACAGGCCATGATCCAGGCTTTCGAGCTTATCGAGAGCCCCTATGTAATAATGGTCGATGGTGACGGGACATATCTTGCCAGAGAAGCTCCTTCTCTTCTTGAGCCTATCCTGGAAGGTAGAGCTGACCATGTTATAGGTAACCGGTTGGAAAAGTATTCTCCCGGAGCTTTCACAAAGCTCAACCTTGTGGGGAACCGCCTTATAAATATTCTTTTTGACATCGCTTATAGTGTACAGTTAAGGGACATTCTCTCAGGCTACCGGGCATTTACTCTCGAAAGTATAAGGGAACTGGAACTCAACAAAACAGGCTTTGAAATTGAGACCGAGGTCTCTGTGGAATGCGTCCTGAAAAAACAGAGAGTCGAAGAGGTTCCTATCACTTATCTCCCCCGAAGCAAACAGGGCGCAACCAAGCTAAACCCTGTAAAAGACGGGATCAAAATCGGATCTACCATTTACAGGCTTGCAAAGGTGCATAATCCTATGTTTTATTTCGGGATCATAGGTTTCGTCTTTATTCTGGCAGGTATGCTTACGGGAACCTATGTGGTAGTTGAGTGGTTCAGTGATATCACCCATGTTCTCCTTTCGGTTCTCACGACCTTGTTTATTATATTCGGACTTCAGATGTTTATCTTCGGGATGCTTAGCGACCTTATAGTAACTCTCCACAGGCAAACTGTAAGCTTGATTCAGGAGAAAAACAGGCAGAATAAATAA
- a CDS encoding TATA-box-binding protein, whose translation MSESSIKIENVVASTKLAEEFDLTVIESEFEGAEYNKQKFPGLVYRVSDPKAAFLVFTSGKVVCTGAKNVADVHTVIGNMAKKLNSIGIKTMENPQITVQNIVASADLHTILNLNAIAIGLGLENIEYEPEQFPGLVYRIDEPKVVVLIFSSGKLVVTGGKSPEDCERGVEVVRQQLDNMGLL comes from the coding sequence ATGAGCGAATCTAGCATTAAAATTGAAAACGTGGTTGCATCCACCAAACTCGCTGAAGAGTTTGATTTAACTGTGATTGAATCCGAGTTCGAAGGCGCCGAGTACAACAAGCAGAAGTTCCCGGGGCTCGTCTATAGAGTTTCGGACCCCAAAGCTGCTTTCCTGGTCTTTACTTCCGGAAAGGTTGTCTGCACAGGAGCAAAGAATGTTGCTGACGTACACACAGTTATCGGCAATATGGCAAAAAAGTTGAACAGTATCGGGATCAAGACAATGGAAAACCCGCAGATTACTGTCCAGAATATAGTTGCCTCAGCAGACCTGCACACCATCCTTAACCTCAATGCAATTGCCATCGGGCTTGGGCTTGAAAATATCGAATATGAACCCGAGCAGTTCCCGGGGCTTGTGTACAGGATCGATGAGCCCAAGGTAGTTGTCCTTATTTTCAGTTCCGGAAAACTGGTAGTTACAGGCGGAAAATCCCCCGAAGACTGTGAGAGGGGTGTGGAAGTAGTCCGTCAGCAGCTTGATAACATGGGACTTTTATAA
- the scpB gene encoding SMC-Scp complex subunit ScpB: MSELEIIEAALFAAGRAVSLEKLMKITGKPKKNVSLAVQELMEVYSSRDSGIEILDLGERYVMQVKPEYSELMREVAPKELSAPKLRTLSMIAYHQPLLQSDLIEMRGSGAYDHIKDLIERGFVDSVPCGRSRQLSTTPLFADYFGLKRNDPGAIKEKIIELLKSQGGQSEINLWVGKKTIAVTPMYESLMGMCGIKDYFVANAYRPSKEEISRLLEADVLVVTAGYLDTVKQHCDGEILEVRSTTFDDLIEAVSLLAEELPDEVNPKTVEKTLQKIRETREKYVSSALLVERKVKPATDMVSRIVNDLNIRISTDGVLVAPDYGTSGKGVTIGKGAKILVPTHRTVEGDLLERICKKYDSILEGLKNFEE, encoded by the coding sequence ATGAGTGAGCTTGAAATCATCGAAGCGGCTCTTTTTGCTGCGGGCAGGGCAGTAAGCCTTGAAAAACTTATGAAAATTACCGGAAAGCCAAAAAAGAATGTCTCTCTGGCAGTGCAGGAGCTGATGGAGGTTTACTCTTCGCGGGATTCGGGCATCGAAATCCTGGACCTTGGCGAACGTTATGTTATGCAGGTCAAGCCCGAGTACTCCGAACTCATGCGGGAGGTTGCCCCAAAGGAACTATCAGCTCCCAAACTCCGGACCCTTTCCATGATTGCCTATCACCAGCCCCTGCTCCAGTCCGACCTGATAGAAATGAGGGGCAGTGGAGCTTATGACCACATAAAAGACCTGATTGAGAGGGGTTTTGTCGATTCCGTGCCCTGCGGGAGGAGCAGGCAGCTTTCCACAACCCCGCTGTTTGCGGATTACTTCGGGCTCAAAAGAAACGACCCTGGAGCCATAAAGGAGAAAATAATTGAGCTCTTAAAGTCTCAGGGAGGGCAGAGCGAGATCAACCTCTGGGTAGGGAAAAAGACCATTGCTGTAACTCCAATGTATGAATCCCTTATGGGCATGTGCGGGATTAAGGACTATTTTGTTGCAAATGCCTACCGCCCCTCCAAAGAGGAAATTTCCCGCCTGCTTGAGGCGGATGTGCTTGTGGTAACCGCAGGCTACCTTGATACCGTGAAACAGCACTGTGACGGCGAAATCCTTGAGGTGCGGTCAACGACCTTTGATGACCTTATCGAAGCCGTCTCTCTTCTCGCCGAGGAACTTCCCGATGAAGTAAACCCGAAAACCGTGGAAAAAACTCTACAAAAGATCAGGGAGACTCGGGAAAAGTATGTGTCTTCGGCTTTACTCGTAGAGAGGAAGGTAAAGCCTGCAACTGATATGGTCTCAAGGATCGTAAACGACCTCAATATAAGGATTTCTACGGACGGCGTTCTTGTTGCTCCGGACTACGGGACTTCAGGTAAGGGAGTGACCATCGGTAAAGGGGCAAAAATCCTGGTGCCCACCCATCGCACTGTAGAGGGAGACCTTCTCGAAAGAATCTGTAAAAAATATGATTCCATTCTTGAAGGCTTGAAAAACTTTGAAGAATAA
- a CDS encoding segregation and condensation protein A gives MAELIDHADHAALNISGLPSSRESGEKDSLFSDPDFFGLPTTLSYLGVDWALLDLSEFNTYEPLGILVELAKDGKIDPWDIDVVQLTDSFLQRVEELQKMDLRISSRTLLYSAILLRMKSSVILEVEEEEAEDFDPDFFDDEYLPEPDEFPIPKLPIRRHSTRPVTLNELILELKKAERTFSRKNEKKARLAAEEPDIPDAPLATGDALGIAHDEAISSRLALIWARLVELFMKQPVVEFSELLRMSEDRVMDYLSLLFLASSRKVWLFQSEMFGELYIYPGEESGFSTEGNPPLFHQMKQGLIEDVSAPELSRREKFAGSKPQVEGMDRAPDEAVYPEVLSFEPEHIDINSPVDSPEETR, from the coding sequence ATGGCTGAACTTATAGATCATGCAGATCATGCGGCACTCAACATTTCCGGCCTTCCCTCCTCACGCGAATCCGGGGAAAAGGACTCTCTTTTTTCAGACCCCGACTTTTTCGGGCTTCCGACAACTCTCTCATACCTCGGCGTTGATTGGGCTCTGCTCGACCTTTCGGAGTTTAATACCTATGAGCCCCTGGGTATCCTGGTCGAACTTGCAAAAGACGGGAAGATTGACCCCTGGGATATCGATGTTGTGCAGCTAACCGACAGTTTTCTGCAGAGGGTAGAAGAGCTCCAGAAAATGGACCTGAGGATATCTTCCCGGACCCTCCTTTATTCCGCTATCCTCCTCCGCATGAAATCTTCAGTAATCCTCGAGGTGGAAGAAGAGGAAGCCGAGGATTTTGACCCTGACTTTTTTGATGACGAATATCTCCCCGAACCTGATGAGTTCCCCATCCCGAAGCTGCCTATTCGCCGCCATTCCACAAGACCTGTCACCCTGAATGAACTTATTCTGGAGCTCAAAAAAGCTGAAAGGACATTCTCAAGGAAAAATGAAAAGAAAGCCCGGCTGGCTGCAGAAGAACCTGATATCCCTGATGCTCCCCTGGCTACCGGAGATGCGCTCGGGATCGCCCACGATGAGGCCATAAGTTCGAGGCTTGCCCTAATCTGGGCGAGGCTTGTTGAACTCTTTATGAAGCAGCCTGTGGTTGAGTTTTCCGAACTCCTTCGGATGAGTGAAGACCGGGTCATGGACTACCTCTCCCTCCTCTTTCTTGCTTCGAGCAGAAAGGTCTGGCTTTTCCAGAGTGAAATGTTCGGGGAGCTGTACATTTATCCAGGAGAAGAATCAGGATTTTCTACTGAAGGCAACCCTCCTCTCTTCCATCAGATGAAACAGGGCTTAATAGAAGATGTTTCCGCGCCTGAACTTTCCCGAAGGGAAAAGTTTGCAGGCAGCAAGCCTCAGGTTGAGGGTATGGACAGAGCGCCTGATGAAGCCGTATATCCTGAGGTTCTTTCTTTTGAACCGGAACATATAGATATAAATTCTCCTGTAGACTCTCCTGAAGAAACACGTTAA
- the smc gene encoding chromosome segregation protein SMC — MYIKEIEFVNFKSFGKKVKISFYNDFTTISGPNGSGKSNIIDGILFALGLTSSRTLRAEKLTDLIYNGDEAKKPDFAQVTIRFDNTDRKLPLELDEIVVSRKVRRTKSAYYSYFYFNGKAVSLGEIHSQLSKAGVTPEGYNVVMQGDVTQIISMTSVERRKIIDEIAGVAEFDERKQKALGELEVVRQQVERVDIILEEVRTQLGKLSGERDQALKYQALKTEKIKFEGYVLLSKLKDARTELENVDKELAGKEEHLEKVQVLLDERVKELEALEQVLEQISLEIRKKGEDEQLQVKKEIEETKGEISRCVDSIELSESELEDADAKRRKAFVDIDATKGKVAELEEKIEAENVRKESISSELSERKTERMLLQSRIADVDAKFAATRDELMAARKKLEDVKNEKNELIRNEDRLLDTLRRKSSELRDIENQIKDAEAAVTASDSDTLSVRYEIEKLTGNLESLIKDRDDIESSHFRIKEDIRKLESRLHSLQQEYAIAEARVRASEQGGGYSRAVEMVIGASGQNELFGIHGTIAQLGKVDRRYAAALEVAAGNRMQAVVVDNDGDAAEAIEFLKRRKGGRATFLPLNKMRDSRRLGSLSYENGVIGYAIDLIEFDPEFEPAFWYVFQDTLVMEDLASARRLMGKARMVTLEGELLEKSGAMVGGSLSSKSGISFAAAEKDKLLELAEEIKSLDASRNAAISKQDSIESHVFELSRKIRDCEASISRKELELQEIAGREAKLAELLEAKQADLRAIEEARTELRAEMDRVIAEKAEKEAVASELEDQVAELEAKLADSPLPEINKKAEFVDEEIRRLEGRIRDTEASLNALQLEKEYAEQKIAEAKELIRELDEKKASRREKVDSLKAKIAELEARLEEKQNRELQLSDELIGLQKERENVQAEYSAVKRRVNTASTTLEKAKQQVLTLTATKSALFDQEKQLLEEIERRGIEESSEVPSYETVYMRIQAIEEAMRRLEPVNMRAIDEYKEVELRLSDLQGKRDTLFTEREQLLERIDQYEQLKRDAFMEAYISINSNFKEIFYELSDGMGELLLENPDDPFAGGMTLRAQPKEKTLQRIEAMSGGEKSLTALAFIFAIQQYRPAPFYAFDEIDMFLDGWNVERVSRRVKTSGSKVQFIVVSLRKPMIQAASRTIGVTMQENNITSITGVKLNG, encoded by the coding sequence GTGTACATAAAAGAAATTGAGTTCGTTAATTTCAAATCTTTCGGAAAAAAAGTAAAGATTTCCTTTTACAATGACTTTACCACTATTTCCGGTCCTAATGGGAGTGGGAAGTCGAACATCATAGACGGGATTCTCTTTGCACTCGGGCTTACAAGCTCCAGAACCCTCCGGGCTGAAAAACTCACGGACCTCATTTACAATGGAGACGAGGCAAAAAAGCCCGATTTTGCCCAGGTTACGATCCGTTTTGACAATACTGACCGCAAGTTGCCGTTAGAGCTTGATGAGATTGTGGTCTCAAGAAAGGTCAGGCGTACAAAAAGTGCGTATTACAGCTATTTTTACTTTAACGGAAAAGCCGTGAGTCTGGGAGAAATCCATTCCCAGCTTTCAAAGGCGGGTGTAACACCCGAAGGTTACAATGTGGTGATGCAGGGAGACGTCACCCAGATCATCTCCATGACCTCGGTGGAAAGGCGAAAGATTATTGACGAGATTGCCGGGGTTGCGGAGTTTGACGAACGTAAGCAAAAGGCACTCGGAGAACTGGAGGTCGTCCGGCAGCAGGTCGAACGCGTAGACATCATCCTTGAGGAAGTACGTACCCAGCTTGGAAAACTCTCCGGGGAACGAGACCAGGCTCTGAAATACCAGGCTCTGAAAACTGAAAAAATCAAATTTGAAGGTTATGTCCTGCTCTCCAAGCTCAAGGATGCCAGAACCGAACTGGAAAACGTGGACAAAGAACTTGCAGGCAAAGAAGAGCATCTTGAAAAAGTCCAGGTTCTGCTGGACGAGAGGGTGAAGGAATTAGAAGCCCTTGAACAGGTCCTTGAACAAATTTCCCTTGAAATCAGGAAAAAAGGGGAAGATGAACAGCTCCAGGTCAAAAAGGAAATCGAAGAGACCAAAGGGGAAATTTCCCGCTGTGTGGACAGCATCGAACTTTCGGAATCCGAACTCGAGGACGCTGATGCAAAGCGCAGAAAAGCGTTTGTTGATATCGACGCCACAAAGGGCAAGGTGGCGGAGTTAGAAGAGAAAATCGAAGCTGAAAACGTGAGAAAAGAAAGCATCTCTTCCGAGCTATCCGAGAGAAAAACCGAGCGTATGCTGCTTCAGAGCAGGATTGCGGATGTGGATGCCAAGTTTGCAGCAACAAGAGACGAGCTCATGGCTGCCCGCAAGAAACTTGAGGACGTTAAAAACGAGAAAAACGAGCTTATCCGCAATGAGGATCGGCTTCTTGATACCTTAAGGAGAAAATCTTCGGAACTGAGGGATATCGAAAACCAGATCAAGGATGCCGAAGCTGCAGTTACTGCCTCTGACAGCGATACCCTTTCTGTCCGGTATGAGATCGAGAAACTTACGGGAAATCTGGAGTCCCTTATAAAAGACCGGGATGATATTGAGAGCAGCCATTTCAGGATCAAGGAAGACATAAGGAAACTTGAGAGCAGGTTGCACAGCCTCCAGCAGGAATATGCAATCGCCGAAGCAAGGGTTCGGGCTTCGGAACAGGGAGGCGGATATTCAAGGGCTGTGGAAATGGTAATCGGGGCTTCCGGGCAAAATGAACTTTTCGGAATTCACGGGACGATTGCCCAGCTCGGAAAAGTAGACCGCAGGTATGCGGCTGCCCTTGAGGTCGCTGCAGGGAACAGGATGCAGGCAGTTGTTGTGGACAATGACGGAGATGCTGCCGAAGCAATCGAGTTCCTTAAGAGGAGAAAGGGCGGAAGGGCTACTTTCCTGCCGCTTAACAAAATGAGAGATTCAAGGCGGCTTGGAAGCCTCAGTTATGAAAACGGTGTAATAGGGTACGCAATCGATCTTATTGAATTTGACCCCGAGTTCGAACCCGCTTTCTGGTATGTTTTTCAGGACACCCTTGTTATGGAAGACCTTGCCAGTGCCCGCCGCCTGATGGGGAAGGCAAGAATGGTCACCCTTGAAGGCGAACTCCTTGAAAAGAGCGGGGCAATGGTTGGAGGGTCCCTTTCTTCAAAATCGGGGATCTCTTTTGCAGCCGCAGAAAAAGACAAACTTCTTGAACTTGCAGAAGAGATTAAATCACTTGACGCGAGCCGGAATGCAGCGATCAGTAAACAGGACAGCATTGAAAGCCATGTTTTTGAGCTGAGCCGGAAAATCCGCGACTGTGAAGCCAGTATTTCCAGAAAAGAACTCGAGCTTCAGGAAATTGCCGGCAGGGAAGCCAAACTTGCCGAACTCCTTGAAGCCAAACAGGCAGACCTGAGGGCAATTGAAGAGGCAAGGACGGAACTCAGGGCTGAAATGGACAGGGTAATTGCGGAAAAGGCTGAAAAAGAGGCTGTTGCCTCCGAACTTGAGGATCAGGTTGCCGAACTTGAAGCAAAACTGGCTGATTCTCCTCTCCCCGAGATCAACAAAAAAGCCGAGTTTGTGGACGAGGAAATCCGGAGGCTTGAAGGCAGGATCAGGGATACCGAAGCCAGCCTGAATGCCCTGCAGCTTGAAAAAGAGTATGCTGAACAGAAGATTGCCGAGGCCAAGGAACTTATCAGGGAACTTGATGAAAAGAAAGCTTCAAGGCGGGAAAAAGTGGATTCCCTTAAGGCAAAGATAGCGGAACTTGAAGCACGGCTTGAGGAAAAACAGAACCGGGAACTTCAGCTTTCCGATGAGCTAATAGGGCTCCAGAAAGAAAGGGAAAATGTTCAGGCTGAATACAGTGCGGTAAAGCGCAGGGTCAATACAGCTTCAACCACCCTTGAAAAGGCAAAGCAGCAGGTTCTCACGCTCACAGCTACGAAAAGTGCCCTTTTCGACCAGGAAAAGCAGCTGCTTGAAGAGATAGAGAGGAGAGGCATAGAAGAAAGCTCCGAGGTCCCGAGTTACGAAACCGTTTACATGAGGATTCAGGCAATCGAAGAAGCCATGCGCAGGCTTGAGCCTGTAAACATGCGGGCAATCGATGAGTATAAAGAGGTGGAACTAAGGCTTTCCGACCTGCAGGGCAAACGCGATACGCTCTTTACCGAAAGGGAACAGCTCCTTGAACGCATTGACCAGTACGAACAGCTCAAGCGGGATGCCTTTATGGAGGCTTATATAAGCATAAATTCCAATTTCAAGGAGATTTTTTACGAGCTTTCCGACGGCATGGGCGAACTCTTGCTGGAAAACCCCGACGACCCCTTTGCAGGAGGAATGACCCTCAGGGCTCAGCCAAAAGAAAAGACCCTCCAGCGCATAGAAGCCATGTCCGGAGGAGAAAAGAGTCTTACGGCACTTGCTTTCATCTTTGCAATCCAGCAATATCGCCCTGCTCCTTTCTACGCCTTTGACGAAATCGACATGTTCCTTGACGGCTGGAATGTAGAGAGGGTCTCAAGGAGGGTTAAAACCTCAGGCTCAAAAGTCCAGTTCATCGTTGTTTCCCTAAGAAAACCCATGATTCAGGCTGCAAGCCGGACTATAGGGGTTACAATGCAGGAGAATAATATCACGAGTATTACCGGAGTGAAGCTTAATGGCTGA